The Phocoena sinus isolate mPhoSin1 chromosome 8, mPhoSin1.pri, whole genome shotgun sequence nucleotide sequence CCGTGAGAACTTCTGGCTCTTGATCAACTCCACAGATCCTGCTGGACAGCTCCAGTGGCTGGTGGGGGAGCTTCAGGCCGCTGAGGACCGAGGAGACAAAGTGAGCGAGAGTGGTGGAAACCCAGAGGGGCAGGTGCCGGTAGGGTGGGAGGAATAGCAGGCCCTTCACAAGTAGACTTCTCTCTGGATCTGGAGCACCTGTGAGCAGAGAAGCTTGATTTTCGGGCACTCCCAACAGTGTTCCTTGGGGTTTCAGCTCACGGTCACCCTTAGAAAGTCCTTTCATTTGCTCCCCCTCTCTCTGGCCAGGAGTGCCAGCCACTGTAGGAAAGATGAGTACCAACTAGCCTGGCCAGGGCTTCCTGGACCCCTCTTGCCCTCACAACCTTCCTTAACTCTCCCCACAGGTGCATATAATTGGCCACATTCCCCCAGGGCACTGCCTGAAGAGCTGGAGCTGGAATTATTACCGAATTGTGGAGAGGTAGGAGGGAGGTGTGTTGGGGGCGAGCGGGTGAAGTCTAAAGGTCAGACACTCCCTCAAGCGTCTCACCATCCCTGCTGCCCCACTGGGGTGGGGACGCTACTTCCTtgaaaaggatggagaaagaaagcATCCAGTCCTCCCCAGGTCTCCTCTTCCCCCTTGCTTGAAACTTCTGAATATGATCAGTGTCTTCTGGCCAGGTACGAGAACACCTTGGCTGGTCAGTTCTTTGGCCACACCCACGTGGATGAGTTTGAGATCTTCTATGATGAGGAGACCCTAAGCCGGCCGCTATCGGTTGCCTTCCTGGCGCCCAGTGCCACCACCTACATCAGCCTCAATCCTGGTGAGCGAGGTGAAAGCAAACTGTTGGGATAAAGGAGGTCTCGGGATAGAGGAAGCTGATGAGAGGGAGGAAGTTGTTGGGGTAGAGGAAGGAGGGTTGGACCCAAGGCCGCCCAGGGGCGAGCTCTGCCTCCCCACTGGAGTTGCCTttgtcctttccctctctggtcAGCCCTCCCTCCTTGCAGGGTACCGTGTCTACCAAATAGATGGCAACTACTCCGGGAGCTCTCACCTGGTCCTGGACCACGAGACCTACATCCTGAACCTGACGCAGGCGAATGAGCCCGGAGCGACACCACACTGGCAGCTCCTCTATAGGGCTCGGGAAACCTATGGGCTGCCCAATGTGCTGCCCGCCGCCTGGCACGACCTGGTGTACCGCATGCGGAGTGACATGCAGCTTTTCCAGACCTTCTGGTTTCTCTACCATAAGGGCCACCCGCCCTCAGAGCCCTGTGGCACACCCTGCCGCCTCGCCACTCTGTGCGCCCAGCTGTCCGCCCGGTCAGACAGCCCTGCCCTGTGTCGTCACCTGATGCCGGACGCAAACCTCCCTCCTGTCCAGAGCCTGCGGCCAAGGCCACCATTATGCTAACACCCCTAGGGCCCAGAGGTGGGAAAGTGCTTGTCTTAAACAAGGAGAGAAAACCCCAGAAGGCCACTGCGGCGAGAAGAATGTCTGGTGGAAGAGCTTATCCCTGGGCCCAAGCACACCTCGGAAACAAGACCTCCTTTCCTGGATCTGGTTTAGCAAGATATGGGAGTGGGGCTGGCTGCTCTGAGGCCGCTATCCTTTCATGGCCGTGGAGCAGAGGTCTAAGTTTGCACTGCCCTGGGAAGACCAGACAGAAGCTGTCACCCCAGGCCTGTGCTGGCCAGCCAGGGACCCtgtactgctgctgctgcctggtTGCCAggctgttaaaataaaaacaagagactCGGACTCCAGACCCTGCTGTGACTGTCCCAGTTTCTTGTTTTGAGGCAGGAAGGTCAAGGGGGCCCTGGAAACGAGCCTAACTGAGGGATCAGGGTACCAGGAGTGATGGTGTGGTACAGGCACAGGAAGGCACACAGCTCAGCAGGGCAGACTTTATTAGTGATATCAGTACAGCAGAGGTGCCCATGGAGCAAAGGGGAGGGGACCCATTCCGGGACCGGTCCCCTCCTTCTGCCCCTGCCGGACCCTGCGAAGATGGGGCCTGGCCTAGACCAGTTCCTCCCGCTCCAGTGGAAACGTGGCGGTGGAGAGCCTGGGGCTGGCCTCGCTTCTTGCTCCTCTTCTCATCCACCCAGTATTGTCACTTCCTTGCAGGATTAgatctccctcccagcccctaggCAGGGAACCCCAGCTACTGGGGAGGGGCAGCTctggtcggggggggggggccctgaAGTCTAAGAATAACCTGtagggcccctccctgccccgtgCCCTTGAGTTCCCTGGGGCCCAACGCAAGCaggtggagggagcagagggCTTCAGGGCGTGTGCGCCCCCAGCCGTTTGGGCTTAAGGGAGCCCCACAGCGACTGAACGCCCCTGCGGACGGTCCACCCTACACGCCGCGCAACAGACTCAGCTGGGGGTGCCGGGAGGCAGGAGGTGGAGGCCTGGGAGCGGGCATCCAGACACTTCTGGTAGCGGAGCTGCAgagaggcgggggcggggggggcggtcACGCTCCAGCCTGCCCCGTGTGGGCCGGGGGCCACCGCTCCACCACCCTACCCGCTTACCATGCACGCAGCCTGCACGGCCTCTGAGAGGCTGGCAGCATTGGGCTCGCACCAGAACATGTGGCAGCAGAAGGAGGCTGGGCCGGCGGCCATGATGAATGCAAACGTGTGGACATCTCTGCCCACGGCCAGGAAGGACAGGAAGCGCACTCGGCACTCCCCCAGCACTGCCTCCGTCTGCGGGGAGGGGAGCCAGTTAGAAAGGAATAGCCCGGCCCTCTTATACTGGGTGCGTGCATCTTACTGACGGCCCTTCCCCTCATTCCCGGTCTCCCCTCCCTGGCAAGGCCCCTCCATACCTTCTCCACCCAGGTCTTTACCTGCTGGTGCAAGATGGTGAGGGTGGCGGGGGCCACGCTGACGTGACTTGGGGTCCACTGCTCACGGCTACTGGAGGACAGGACCGATTCCAGGGCCCCATTTATCACATCTACCCCTGAAAGGTAAGGATATGAACATGGCAATGCCGGAGGTGGAGAGAGGATACCCCCGCTGTACACTAGACTTTCCAGCTCTGCCCAGTCCAGCCCAGGGCCTTTGCTCCATCCCCACTTCGCTAGCCTACAGCCCCGGATGCTGCTGTATCCCTTCCTTGGTACTCTCCTGCTTGGCTTCAGTGACTGGCACTTTTCTAGCCTCTTCCACCTTGAGTCCTAAGCTTGGTTTGCTTCACTGACTCTCCTTCTCCAGCCTCCTAAGCAGACTGAGCCCCCAAAGCTGTCCTCTCCATACCCTGCTCTCCACAATCAGACATTCCAGCGCTTCACACCACAATCCCTTCCAAATCGGCCCCTATAGGCCAGTCCTAGCCAGTCCTCAAGATCCaaccttcatttttgttttaaagatttccaCTTGAGGAATGTTTACTCTTGTGTCAAGCCGTGCTAAGTCATTACAGTGCACTATGTCATCTACAGTCTCACAAAAGATccctttatctccattttatagataaggaaactgaagctgataGAAACCAGGGAATAAACCTTAGGTCACACTAAGAAATGGGGATCTGAAGGTAAGCAGTCTGATTCCAGGGCCTGGGTTCTTAACCaggcctctcccctgccccttgcCTATAGTCCTAGTTTCGGAACGAGAGTGCTGTCAAAATCttagttgtgggcttccctggtggcgcagtggttgagagtccgcctgccgacgcaggggacgcgggttcgtgccccggtccgggaagatcccacatgccgtggagcggctgggcccgtgagccatggccgctgagcctgcgcgtccggagcctgtgctccgcaacaggagaggccccagcagtgacagacccgcgtaccgcaaaaaaaaaaaaaaaaaaaaaaatcttacttgtACTCAGTAATTTCTATGACTTGCTCAAAAGCCAAGGAACGCAAGGTTCCTGGCCTTTAGATCAATCAACTTTCCCTTGTAACAATATCTCCTCTACTTCTAACTGCTGTTAAACATTTCCACCCGTGCACCCCACTTTTGCTTGTACTCAGCAGAGAACCAAGGCAGGAGCACACTGGCATGGTGGGGCATGGGTTCTGTTCCCTGCACTGCTCGTGAGCTGGCTGTGGCATCTGGGTACCATCGCAGTGAAGAACTTAGGGTGAACGATGCCAATGCAAAAGCACACACCTCTGTGGTCTGCTCTTGGGCCCTCGTGCCCCTTTCAGTGCCTCTGGGCTCCCACCAGGAGCAGAACACATGGACCCTTTGAGGGCAGAAAGCAGATCTTCCTCGAAAGTCCTCCCTCTTGGCCTTGCTAGCCTTACCTCTGGCTGGATCAAAGCCAAGCTCCTCTCCTAAGCATGAGGTACTCCAAAAACTGGCCTCATCCGATCTGTCAAGCTTCATATTTTACTGCTCCGTGAGCTTCAAACGATTTATGTAGCATTATTAACATCTAATCTTGGCGAATGCCCAGCGAGGCAGATGGGGAATACAAAGTAAGAGAAGAGGATGCCCTTGAAGGACAGACTGTAACTGAGGGAAAAGCCTCTGTCTAGAGGGCCCTTCCCCTCTTGACTGTCTGCGAAACTCCCAGTTCTCACGCCTCAGAGTTCACCCAGGGCCCACCTGGGAGGCCTTCCCTGCTGTAGGGCAGAGAGGGTGTTGCGGGGACAACTCTCAGCATATCTTGTAACTGCTGGGAACCCTTTCTCCACACTGGGCTGTGGCCACCTCAAGGACAGAAACCAAGTTTCATTCATGTCTGTGTCCCCAGTCCTAGCACAGGGATTATCTACTGAAGGAATTCCAGATGCTTGAGCAAGTCACCCTCGAGGCAACATGGGCAAATGCATGCACCCAAACCGGTATAACCAAGCAACCCAGGAGCCACAGGAGGGTGACAACACAGGCAGGAGTGGGTGGGCCAGGGCAGCCTGCAGAGGGCTCAGATGTGAATGACATTGATGCCAGTCAATGGAAAAGCTCAAAGATCATGAGTGTAGACCATACATCAAACTGCTTAATAAGCAGATGGAGCTGCGGAGGTGGCACCTGGCCCCAGGATGGGGCGAAGCAGCATGCAGGCGGGGAAAGCAGTGGAACTAGGTGGCCCGGAAAAAGTCTATTTGGTAACAGCTTGGGACTGAAACCTACACCCTGACCCCAGCCCCAAGCTCCCAATCCCCCTTATatccttattttttgtttgtttttgtttttgttttggtggttttttttgcggtacgcgggcctctcactgctgtggcctctcccgttgcggagcacaggctccggacgcgcaggctcagcggccgtggctcacgggcccagccgctccgcggcatgtgggatcttcccggaccggggcactaacccgtgtcccctgcatcggcaggcggactctcaaccaccgtgccaccagggaagcccaatgtccttattttttttccatctcagttGTAGccttctaacatactatataatttacttattttatctaTCCTGAATAGAATGGCAGCTACTTGAAGGCAGGAATCTCGGTCAGTTTTGCTCATTAACACCAAGAACCTAGAGTAGTGCGTGGCACAAATCAGGCACTCAATAGTCATTTGTTGATGAACGAATGATTAATGAGTGAATATTGCAGCTTCAGGAGGGATCAATGTTAAACTCATGGAGGTTAAAAAGGGAGCACAAATAAAGCAcgaagtgggacttccctggtggcgcagtggttaagaatccacccgcccatgcaggggacacagttcgatccctggtccgggaagatcccacatgccgcggagcaactaagcccgtgcgccacaactactgagcctgcactctacagcctgcgagccacaaccactgagcccacgcaccccaactactgaagcccgcgtgcctagggcccgtgctccacaacgaagaaGAGACCCCgctctccgcagctagagaaagcccgcgcgcagcaacgaagacccaatgcagccaaaaaaataaatctttaaaaataaataaatttataaaaaaaacaaaaataaagcatgaaGTGAGTTTAGGGACTACTGTGTGAAAGCTGTGGCTTCAACAGAGCAGACCCACTGAGCTGATGGACGGCAGAGGGGCCGTCAAGGGCTACAGACAGTTGCTTTAATGTGGTGAGAACTTATGTGAGTGGCAGGTGGACAGGGGAGTAGGGTAGTAACTGCAAGAGGCATGAagttgggggtgagggagaggaggaaaccaGCACAAAGGTGAAGGGCTCAGCCACGCCTCCTTCCTGCTCCCCCAGCAGGACTTTCTCGCCTGCGGTGGCAGTGCCACAGAATCCAATCCACTCCTCTCTGCAAATCCAGGCCTTCCTTCAAACCCCAGCTAAATCCCCACCCTCTCCAAGAAGGTTCCCTCACTGAATGTAAGGTGCTGGTCACTAGTCAGCATGGTTTGAGAGGAAGAGCAGAGAACTGAAGATGACCAGGGTTAGAGTCCTTGGTCTACCATCTCCTGGGCTACGTCATCTGAGGCATTCTTTcatctgtgtgtttgtttatccattcacccaacaCTGTCGAGTTCTTCCTAAGTGTCTTTTGACACGACACCCAAGCATTTCTTAAagccatctctttttttcccctctgacctCACTCCTCCACTGTCCATTAAATGTTGGAGGGGCTCACCGCCAGGCCCAGGCTCATTTGCCTTCTCGCAGTGGCTGCCCACTTTCCGGGCTCGATCTTCTTCACACTCGTGGCTTTGATTACCTCTCTAACCCACTGGTGCCCACACTtgtatctccagcccagacccctCCTCCGTGAATCCAGATGCCAATGTGAGTCTGCCGCTCACCTTCCTGAAGGCACATCAGACTCAGCATGCCTGAAAACTGAACTCAAATCTCCAAACCCAAACTGGCCTCTTCCAGTGCTTCCTACCTTTAGAGAATGGCACCACTATCTGGTTAGCTCCGAAAGCCAGGGGTCAGCCTTAGTGCCTCTGTCCCTCACGCCACATCCAACCAATCACCAAGGCCTCTGCTGACTTTAATTGTCTAATCGTCTCTTGAATCCACACACTCCTCTTCAGCCCCAGCACAGTCCAAGGTGTTCTCATTACTGGCCACAACTACTGCAAGGTCCTCCTGGGTTCCCCACGTCCCCCTCCACCTGCTGAGCAGCCTTCTCCACTGGTATAGCCAAGGTGAGCGTTACGAAACTCCAATGATTACGCCTAGTGCGCTCCAGAGAAATCCTCTTCTAACTCCCTGCCGCTCTTAGGACGAAGAACAAATCACTAACGTGGCCTACGAGGTCCCGCCGGGCCTGACTGCCACTGAGATCCCAGCCTCATCTGGCGCGGCTGGCCCTCTCTCAATGCCTTTGAAGTACCAAGGTGCCTCCCATGATGGGTCCTCACACTGTTCACTCTGCCTGGAGTGATCTTTCCCGCTTGACTCCTGTCGCCATTCCACCTGGCCACATTAGATCCTACTCATTTTTTAagtctcagttcaaatgtcactttctcaagTCTTTTTGGACTCCCTAGACTAAATGAGGCTCCTCTGTCACACAGTTTCATAGCATCTTGCTACTTTCTTTCAGCGAATGACTCAActtgtaattttacatttatttatgtgattacttgatttattcctctttttttctacTGTAATCTCCTGTAACCTCCATGAAAGCAGGGCTGCGGCCATTGTTCTCCCAGGACCTGGTACATGGTGGGCCTCATAGGTATTTGCTAagtgaatgaacaagtgaataaaAGGCACCGTAAAAGCACTAGAAATATGAGTGGACCTAAAGGTCTCTAGCCTTGGTTTACCTATCAGGTGGGTATCATCATAATCCCAGCCTCACAGGATCCACAAGAACTAAGTGACATGTAAGGGAGTGCTTTTCAGGCAATGAAGCACGTCGACAGATATGCTCACTGCTTCCTCTCTAGATGCTCACAGCCCGTGCCCAACCCGGCTCCCGGCTGCTCCAGCGCTTCCAGTCATCAAATACCCGCCTCCCAGCCTAACCAAAGCTTTTCTGTGGGATTCAGGAGTGGGTCTCCCTATACGCCCGGTTCACTGGTTCACAGTGAGTGCAGCTGGGACAGAAGTACAGGAGGTGGGATGCATTTCGAAGGGCAGGGAGACGTCAGCACGAGGAAGGTCTGGCAGGAGGGGCCACTGGGAGGCAGAGGGCGGGAGCAGAGTTTGGGGATCAAGGAGGCGGTCCCTGCGTGAAAAAGGACACACATACCAACAGGCTTAGCAACAGGCACGTTCCCCAGGTAATAGACTTGGAACTTCTGTACCAACTCATTCTTAGGCGCTGGGAATTCCACTGcggggaagaaagaagaggatcAATCATAGCGGCAGACCTTGCTCACTGCCAGTCCCCACCACCAGGGTATAAGCTGGACATTCACCCCGCCAAGGCCctacctccaccccctccccctgcctccctttAACCAAAGTCCCTCCACTTATTTGACCCAAAGAATTGAGCCTCCATTTTTCTATCACCCTGTCCAGTAGCTCGTGCCTCTTCTTGGGTCACCCCACCCTTGCCCACAAAGCTGAGACAGACCTGGCAGGGCTGTGACACTGACCTTGGAAAGGGACATCCACAAGTTTAGAGTGGTCCAGAGAGAGTCCATTTACCAAGCAGCGGGCGTTGCGCCGTTCGGCCATGATCTgcggaagggggaagggggaggggaagagcgaGGGAGGGTGCGTTAGGCTTCACAGCCCtggagccccccaccccgcctcagTGACCCCACCCACATCCTTGTAGAGCAAAGGTGGCAGCTAGCCCAGGGTGCGAAGGGGGCCGTGCCTTAGAGCAGATCTCATGCAGGCTGGTGGCGATGTTCTTGGCGGGTGCCTCACAGCGAAACACGTGGCACTTGAGCACCTGGGTCAGCTTATCGCGAGCCACGTAGGCAAAGTCcctgttggggggaggggcacctCAGCGTCTCCCAGTGCCCCCCGGTGCCGAGCCTCATTCCACCCCACCCACGCCCTCCCCATCCATCGCAGCTCCTCCAGGGCTTCTGCCCTCGGGATGGGGTGCTGCGGGCGCTGCCTCCCGGCCGGAGGACAGACAGGCAAGCATGCCGAGGTCGAGGAGGACGGGCGAGCACAGCgggcaggaaggggcagggcagAATAGGGGAACTTGGGTGCTTCATGGCATCTGGTCCAGGTGTGGGAAGAGGAACGGTCAAGGCAAATTAGGCATAGTACCTCTCTCTGGGTCCGGCAGCACAAGAGAGGCAAAGAGCAGAGTTAGGGAGGAGGGCCCCACTCTGACTGCCCGCCCCCCCAGGACCCCTGGCCCTGCTCCCACCTTCCGCTGTCCCGCCCGACGCCCCACACGCGAATGCTGACGATGGGCTGGGTGTGCAGCAGGGCCTGACTGTGCGGCTCCACCAGCTTTAGCGTCTCATCCTCCAGCTGCAGCAGCAGATCCTTTCCCTGCAGGCCCAGGAAGCGGACGCTCAGCGGTGCCCCAGCTGGGAAGGTGGCTGAGCTTTGCCACTTCCAGCTTGAGGGAGGGTGAGCCCCAGCTCGAGGGCCCTTGCTTTGGTGTCGGACCAGCCACCCTGCAGCCCCCCTCTAGTAAAGGTCCCACCTGTCACCTCTAACGAGACTCCTTTTATCATCCCCATCGCCGTTAAACAACCGTCTCCCAAGGTCCCAACGTGGAGTCACACGTCCATCTCACAGGCTGTCACCTGGTGGGTAcgcacctccctccccagcccctggggcgGCAGCTGGGCTCTCCCAGCTCTCACAGTTCCCTTCACTTCTCCGTTGCCCGGCCACCCTGCCAGCTCAGGCCCtcacctccccccagcccccagacaTGGGGTCGTGCAGATTGTTTTTGTGGTAGGAGAGCTGACGGATGCAATTGTTGACTGCCACACTGCTGCGGCCAGGGGCCAGCTCCTCCTCCGTCATCTCCACCCAGCCAAGGGAGCGCACGGCGAAACACTGCCAGACACAAAACAGGGGGCGGGAGATAGAGGCTCTGAGCTAAAATCGGAAGAGCCCCCAGCCCAGGACGCAAGGAGGTTTGCTGAGACCAGAGGAGTTCCTGACTCAGAACACAGTGGGTGGGAGGGTATAAGACTAAGAGGCTCTACAAACAGGATATAGTTGCAGGAGGGGTGCTGGTCTCAGAGGAGACCCCTGCCAGTCGAGGAAGCGTCTGAGCCAAGCCTGGAACAGCCCCCTGCCAGGCCACGGGACTGGTTGAGTTAAAAACTGAAATGCCTCCCACTCAGACACAGGGGTCTCTGCTGAGACCTCAAGAGCTCAGGACTTGGCAAGCTGTACTGAGACCACAGAGGCCCGCAGAACATGACCCAAGGGGCATTCCTGTACACAGGGGGGCCCAGCGTGGAAACGGGCATTGGTCTTGAACAAACCTTGATCCCTGGGTTGGCATTCCGTGGGGGCAGCTTCTCCTCCTCTTGGGGCAACGGCTCTGGGCTGGAGGCAGGTGGTAACACTTGGTACAGGCCCCCAAACGGGGAGCTGTCCCAAGGTCCCTTCCAGACAGACCCATCCCACTGTCAGCCCACTGTGTCATGCCTTCCCACTTACCTGAGGCTCTGAGCTGGGAAAGGCAACGTCCCCTCCTCAGGGTCCTTCAGTCCCAAATCCATCGGGGCCTCCTCACTGGGCTCATCcttgggaaggggagagaggaatcAGGACCAAAATGATGCCCCTTCTCCAGCTCCTCCATTGTGAAGGAGGTCCCCTCACTCACCTTCCAAAATTCTCCATCCTCGAAGCCTTCTCCATGCGTGAAGCCGGTCCAGGTGAGCTAGGAGGGGTGGGAGCCAGGGGTGGGTGGTTCATCTAGCAACAGCAGCGCCACCCTCCCCCCGGGGTCAAAACCATCAGGCCCGCGAGCCTCACCTGGGACTCTTCTCGGGGGCTGCTCCCCTGTGATGGGGAGGCCTGGCCCGGGGGCTCCCACTGAGTGGTCCCTGTTGGGATGTGCCAGTAGTAGGTCCCTGAGGTATCCTGGACCCTCATCCATCCAGCTGGCAGGTCGGAATCCGTCTCGAAGGCGTTCGGGTTCCAAAAGGAATCTGCTAGGTGGGGGGGTCTTGGTAAGGGTCTGCCCACCCAACAAGCAAATCATGGGTGCTATGCCCAGTCCCCTCCCAAGACCCCATggtggaggaagggcaggggAAGGGCTCCAGCACAAGGTTCCTGCTTCCTCCTAGAGCTTGAAGTCTGGAGTCGCAGCATGGGGGGCCCCCAGCGGGAGACGTGACTCAGGTCTCCTCCTGGGCTCTGCTCCTGGCTAACATGGCcaaacagagggaaggagggaggcagagagaagggaaggaggttgAGTGACCCCAAGTGACCTCCTGTCGTACATACCCGGATCCCAGGTGCACACACTTGGCAGCTCCtgcacacacaggtgcacacagaCATACAACATATACAAGCCCTACCACATACCTGCACAGCCACCACAGACCCAAGGGTGTACGCACACGGGAGACGCCCGCAGACAGCAGGTACCGCGTACGGGTGCGCGCGCGTCCGCAggggcagacacacacacaccaactccAGCCGTCCACTAATGCGGCCACCACACAGAGGAGTGCACACACAGCGACACAGTCCAGCCCCTGCCCCGTGTGTGTGCGGAGACCACACCCACAGTGACCCCCAAAACATGTGTGGGTACCA carries:
- the APBB1 gene encoding amyloid-beta A4 precursor protein-binding family B member 1 isoform X2 — its product is MSVPSSLSQSAINANSHGGPALSLPLPLHAAHNQLLNAKLQATAVGPKDLRSAMGEGEGPEPGPANAKWLKEGQNQLRRAATAHRDQNRNVTLTLAEEASQEPEMAPLGPKGLMHLYSELELSAHNAANRGLRGPGLIIGTREQGPDEGEEKAAGEAEEDDEEEEEDEDDLSSPPGLPAPLGSAEVPPGPQALADGPREHSKSASLLFGMRNSAASDEDSSWATLSQGSPSYGSPEDTDSFWNPNAFETDSDLPAGWMRVQDTSGTYYWHIPTGTTQWEPPGQASPSQGSSPREESQLTWTGFTHGEGFEDGEFWKDEPSEEAPMDLGLKDPEEGTLPFPAQSLSPEPLPQEEEKLPPRNANPGIKCFAVRSLGWVEMTEEELAPGRSSVAVNNCIRQLSYHKNNLHDPMSGGWGEGKDLLLQLEDETLKLVEPHSQALLHTQPIVSIRVWGVGRDSGRDFAYVARDKLTQVLKCHVFRCEAPAKNIATSLHEICSKIMAERRNARCLVNGLSLDHSKLVDVPFQVEFPAPKNELVQKFQVYYLGNVPVAKPVGVDVINGALESVLSSSSREQWTPSHVSVAPATLTILHQQTEAVLGECRVRFLSFLAVGRDVHTFAFIMAAGPASFCCHMFWCEPNAASLSEAVQAACMLRYQKCLDARSQASTSCLPAPPAESVARRVGWTVRRGVQSLWGSLKPKRLGAHTP
- the APBB1 gene encoding amyloid-beta A4 precursor protein-binding family B member 1 isoform X1 is translated as MSVPSSLSQSAINANSHGGPALSLPLPLHAAHNQLLNAKLQATAVGPKDLRSAMGEGEGPEPGPANAKWLKEGQNQLRRAATAHRDQNRNVTLTLAEEASQEPEMAPLGPKGLMHLYSELELSAHNAANRGLRGPGLIIGTREQGPDEGEEKAAGEAEEDDEEEEEDEDDLSSPPGLPAPLGSAEVPPGPQALADGPREHSKSASLLFGMRNSAASDEDSSWATLSQGSPSYGSPEDTADSFWNPNAFETDSDLPAGWMRVQDTSGTYYWHIPTGTTQWEPPGQASPSQGSSPREESQLTWTGFTHGEGFEDGEFWKDEPSEEAPMDLGLKDPEEGTLPFPAQSLSPEPLPQEEEKLPPRNANPGIKCFAVRSLGWVEMTEEELAPGRSSVAVNNCIRQLSYHKNNLHDPMSGGWGEGKDLLLQLEDETLKLVEPHSQALLHTQPIVSIRVWGVGRDSGRDFAYVARDKLTQVLKCHVFRCEAPAKNIATSLHEICSKIMAERRNARCLVNGLSLDHSKLVDVPFQVEFPAPKNELVQKFQVYYLGNVPVAKPVGVDVINGALESVLSSSSREQWTPSHVSVAPATLTILHQQTEAVLGECRVRFLSFLAVGRDVHTFAFIMAAGPASFCCHMFWCEPNAASLSEAVQAACMLRYQKCLDARSQASTSCLPAPPAESVARRVGWTVRRGVQSLWGSLKPKRLGAHTP
- the APBB1 gene encoding amyloid-beta A4 precursor protein-binding family B member 1 isoform X3, with product MRNSAASDEDSSWATLSQGSPSYGSPEDTDSFWNPNAFETDSDLPAGWMRVQDTSGTYYWHIPTGTTQWEPPGQASPSQGSSPREESQLTWTGFTHGEGFEDGEFWKDEPSEEAPMDLGLKDPEEGTLPFPAQSLSPEPLPQEEEKLPPRNANPGIKCFAVRSLGWVEMTEEELAPGRSSVAVNNCIRQLSYHKNNLHDPMSGGWGEGKDLLLQLEDETLKLVEPHSQALLHTQPIVSIRVWGVGRDSGRDFAYVARDKLTQVLKCHVFRCEAPAKNIATSLHEICSKIMAERRNARCLVNGLSLDHSKLVDVPFQVEFPAPKNELVQKFQVYYLGNVPVAKPVGVDVINGALESVLSSSSREQWTPSHVSVAPATLTILHQQTEAVLGECRVRFLSFLAVGRDVHTFAFIMAAGPASFCCHMFWCEPNAASLSEAVQAACMLRYQKCLDARSQASTSCLPAPPAESVARRVGWTVRRGVQSLWGSLKPKRLGAHTP